A region of Aquarana catesbeiana isolate 2022-GZ linkage group LG08, ASM4218655v1, whole genome shotgun sequence DNA encodes the following proteins:
- the LOC141105339 gene encoding uncharacterized protein, which produces MMSCDAMPSIPTLRKDDKYHVFISYSTVDSIWVSRLIHKLEETFPDLKICFHERDFVPGKTVIDNMVECIQGSQKTVMVLSPDFVRSRWCLFEANLSMFQDCMLQKVIVPIMLKPCPIPLHLSHLTYLEADDEQFFDKLTQVLLSNNSQLAHSSLIHYQPSFLYNGKSLLTLPALNENGGNWQPGAFASDFVPDSLRVVLDDSRIYKEAIEIINGIPSSNSLLRFTVCQVFFCLLLVVVFIYNSGYIIASIATFSEGSVYFNMLPFLPIVMVGVLLMPILCIKIVCWKFCQAKLVTREMVKKTGQANLIFSKNSVLAGCSSRTQLYFVYASLHQCMETFYITFGHSSVLATNMWEKAIITYSSEYACCLARKHFPFNFTDSSGHVENGICFCQFVAHQLRMEK; this is translated from the coding sequence ATGATGAGCTGTGACGCAATGCCTTCCATTCCTACTCTGAGAAAGGATGACAAGTACCATGTCTTTATCAGCTACAGCACTGTGGACTCTATCTGGGTATCTAGACTTATCCATAAACTGGAGGAAACATTTCCTGATCTAAAAATCTGTTTTCATGAAAGAGACTTTGTCCCAGGGAAGACTGTTATCGATAATATGGTAGAATGTATTCAGGGCAGCCAAAAAACTGTGATGGTGTTAAGTCCAGATTTTGTACGCAGTCGCTGGTGTCTGTTTGAAGCCAACCTGTCTATGTTCCAGGACTGCATGCTGCAAAAAGTAATTGTTCCCATTATGCTGAAGCCATGTCCAATACCTCTTCATCTCAGCCATTTAACTTACTTAGAAGCAGATGATGAGCAATTCTTTGATAAACTTACCCAAGTTCTTTTGAGCAATAACAGCCAGCTGGCTCATTCCTCTTTAATCCATTATCAGCCATCGTTCTTGTACAATGGGAAGAGCCTACTTACCTTGCCAGCTCTCAATGAAAATGGTGGAAATTGGCAGCCTGGGGCCTTTGCTTCTGATTTTGTTCCAGATTCACTTAGGGTAGTCTTAGATGACAGTAGAATTTATAAGGAAGCTATTGAGATTATTAATGGTATTCCTTCTTCTAATTCTTTGTTACGTTTTACAGTCTGTCAAGTGTTTTTCTGCTTATTATTAGTTGTAGTATTCATTTATAATTCTGGCTATATTATTGCTTCTATTGCAACATTCTCAGAAGGTAGTGTTTACTTTAACATGTTACCATTTTTGCCAATTGTAATGGTTGGTGTGTTGCTGATGCCAATTCTGTGTATAAAAATCGTATGCTGGAAATTCTGTCAGGCTAAACTAGTGACCAGAGAAATGGTAAAAAAGACTGGTCAAGCAAATCTCATCTTTAGTAAAAATTCTGTGCTTGCTGGTTGCTCATCTAGAACCCAGTTGTACTTTGTCTACGCGTCTTTACATCAGTGCATGGAGACATTTTACATCACATTTGGTCACAGTAGTGTATTGGCTACAAACATGTGGGAGAAGGCTATAATCACTTATTCCTCAGAATATGCTTGCTGCCTGGCCAGAAAACATTTCCCCTTCAACTTCACAGATTCTTCTGGACATGTGGAAAATGGGATCTGCTTCTGTCAGTTTGTAGCACATCAACTACGTATGGAAAAATGA